The following are encoded in a window of Impatiens glandulifera chromosome 5, dImpGla2.1, whole genome shotgun sequence genomic DNA:
- the LOC124940708 gene encoding 2-methylpropanoate--CoA ligase CCL4-like yields the protein MDELKPGSENSTPLTPLGFLERAATVYGDCTSIIYNSVTYNWSETHRRCLQLASSIQSLGIRRSDVVSVLAPNIPAMYELHFAVPMAGAVLNTINTRLDSRTISVLLRHSESKLIFVDYQSSSLILEALCLFPPNSPRPLLILINEVGQVLESPTTTTVDFISTYEDFVNKGRPDFEWVRPVSEWDPIVLNYTSGTTSLPKGVVHCHRGIFIMTINCLMDWAVPRQPVYLWTLPMFHANGWCLPWGIAAMGGVNVCLRKFDVASIFEAIRVHNVTHMCGAPIVLNMLTNSPDGKPLINPVQIMTAGAPPPAAVLLKTEALGFVVSHGYGLTETASIVASCAWNPNWDKLSPEKRARMKARQGVGTLINVVDVVDPETGKSVNRDGSTLGEVVIRGGSLMLGYLKDPVGTSKCIKDGWFYSGDVAVMDPDGYLTIKDRSKDVIISGGENISSVEVESVLYTHPAVKEAAVVARDDEFWGETPCAFVCLKEGIKVGTSEKEVVEYCRERLPHFMAPKTVVFIQELPKTSTGKIKKFELREQAKAMGP from the coding sequence ATGGATGAGTTAAAGCCCGGATCTGAAAATTCCACACCATTAACCCCGTTGGGATTCCTAGAGAGAGCTGCAACAGTTTACGGCGACTGCACATCGATCATCTATAACTCTGTAACCTACAATTGGTCGGAGACCCACCGGCGATGCCTTCAGCTCGCTTCGTCCATCCAATCCCTCGGCATTCGCCGAAGCGACGTCGTCTCCGTTCTCGCTCCAAACATCCCGGCGATGTACGAGCTCCACTTCGCGGTTCCCATGGCAGGCGCCGTACTCAACACTATTAACACCCGTCTCGACTCCCGCACCATCTCCGTGCTCCTCCGTCACAGCGAATCCAAACTCATCTTCGTCGACTACCAGTCATCGTCCCTGATACTCGAAGCTCTCTGCCTCTTCCCACCGAATTCTCCCCGTCCCTTACTCATCCTCATCAATGAGGTTGGTCAAGTACTCGAATCCCCGACGACCACCACCGTTGATTTTATCTCCACTTATGAGGATTTTGTGAATAAGGGTCGTCCGGACTTCGAGTGGGTTCGACCGGTTAGCGAGTGGGATCCGATTGTCCTAAACTATACCTCCGGGACCACATCGTTGCCGAAAGGTGTCGTCCATTGCCACCGCGGGATTTTCATCATGACCATTAATTGTTTAATGGATTGGGCGGTGCCAAGGCAGCCGGTTTACTTATGGACCCTACCAATGTTTCACGCCAACGGTTGGTGCTTACCATGGGGAATTGCGGCGATGGGCGGCGTTAACGTATGCCTCCGTAAATTCGACGTAGCTTCCATATTCGAAGCGATTCGTGTACACAACGTGACCCACATGTGCGGTGCCCCAATTGTTCTCAACATGTTGACAAACAGCCCAGATGGGAAACCACTCATAAACCCGGTTCAGATTATGACCGCCGGCGCACCCCCACCGGCAGCAGTGCTCTTGAAAACTGAGGCGTTAGGTTTTGTTGTCAGTCATGGTTATGGGCTGACGGAGACGGCTAGCATAGTGGCTTCATGCGCCTGGAATCCAAACTGGGACAAACTATCGCCTGAGAAGCGGGCTCGGATGAAGGCGAGGCAGGGCGTTGGAACGTTGATTAATGTAGTTGATGTGGTTGATCCGGAAACAGGGAAGAGCGTGAACCGGGACGGGTCGACCCTTGGAGAGGTAGTTATTCGGGGCGGGTCTttaatgttgggttatttgaaagaCCCGGTCGGAACTTCCAAATGCATTAAGGATGGTTGGTTTTACTCGGGAGACGTTGCGGTGATGGATCCGGACGGGTATTTAACGATAAAAGACCGATCGAAAGACGTGATAATAAGCGGGGGAGAGAATATTAGCAGCGTGGAGGTGGAGTCGGTTCTCTATACGCACCCGGCGGTGAAAGAGGCTGCGGTTGTGGCGAGGGACGATGAGTTTTGGGGGGAGACGCCGTGCGCTTTTGTGTGCCTGAAGGAAGGGATAAAAGTGGGGACATCGGAAAAAGAGGTGGTGGAATATTGCCGTGAAAGGTTGCCTCATTTCATGGCGCCGAAGACGGTGGTATTCATACAGGAGCTGCCGAAAACTTCTACTGGAAAAATTAAGAAGTTTGAGCTTAGAGAGCAGGCCAAAGCCATGGGTCCTTGA